The sequence below is a genomic window from Syntrophales bacterium.
TGGGTTACGGTGGTTCTATTAAGGATGCGGGTAGGGCTGTCGGCAAAAGTGGTGACGGAGGAATAGACGGCATTATCAAAGAAGATAAATTAGGTTTAGACGCCATTTATATTCAGGCGAAAAGATGGGAAGGAAATGTGGGTAGCCCCGAAATTCAGAAATTTGTAGGTGCTTTGCAGGGTCAAAAAGCTAAAAAAGGAATTTTTATCACTACTTCAGATTTTTCAAAAGAAGCTCAAGATTATGCCAAAAAAATTGAGA
It includes:
- a CDS encoding restriction endonuclease translates to GYGGSIKDAGRAVGKSGDGGIDGIIKEDKLGLDAIYIQAKRWEGNVGSPEIQKFVGALQGQKAKKGIFITTSDFSKEAQDYAKKIESRVVLINGENLAQLMIDSDIGVTKTKAFELKRIDSDYFAEE